Proteins encoded within one genomic window of Manis pentadactyla isolate mManPen7 chromosome 4, mManPen7.hap1, whole genome shotgun sequence:
- the LOC130683281 gene encoding collagen alpha-1(III) chain-like, producing MGKGPKEAPHHRVQLPPGSRGPLCCLFHQRPWAGPQWLAPALRGRGREGGAQASVSITSAQRVCPRGLTATGPGAPAPLRGCSQGQPGAVLFLGSSDPPAPVLEGSRSRPSPASARPAHPDSSEGPSAGARASPCCLRSVGPERGLGVCASWGPSGVRGAPAGHGLRAEC from the exons ATGGGCAAGGGGCCCAAGGAAGCCCCTCACCACCGAGTGCAGCTCCCGCCTGGCTCCCGAGGCCCCCTGTGCTGTCTCTTCCATCAGAGGCCCTGGGCTGGCCCCCAGTGGCTGGCCCCTGCCCTGAGGGGACGGGGGCGGGAAGGAGGGGCCCAAGCATCCGTGTCTATCACCAGTGCCCAGAGGGTGTGCCCGAGAGGTCTCACTGCAACAGGCCCCGGGGCTCCTGCTCCTCTGCGTGGATG CTCTCAGGGACAGCCAGGCGCTGTACTCTTCCTGGGGAGCAGTGACCCCCCTGCACCAGTCCTGGAGGGCAGCCGTAGCAGGCCATCCCCGGCCTCCGCCCGCCCGGCCCACCCCGACAGTAGTGAGGGGCCCTCTGCGGGAGCTCGTGCCTCGCCATGCTGCCTGAGGTCGGTGGGACCGGAGCGCGGCCTGGGCGTCTGTGCCAGCTGGGGCCCCTCCGGAGTCAGAG GTGCACCCGCAGGGCATGGCCTGAGGGCCGAGTGCTGA